A single Leptolyngbya sp. FACHB-261 DNA region contains:
- a CDS encoding PhoX family phosphatase, whose product MTLKRRHFLMFLGAGAGSAALGPLYRPNQPFSMPFTPEAATAATPGALTFSPIKGPMPLATDGVSQEKQTETYTNYEVKDDLVLPEGFTYNVIAAWGDKVGDSRFGYNNDYVSVIETGNGQGYLWANFEYISSVSWTQSFQQVIGKSLPFDEVKAAIPKDEKGELQGIDAFALPDSNPLKQKIRQISIEALRDQGGGVIGVQKNRDGSWTRKPGVADRRITGISGLEDNRYLRTTGPSAAVFRKAQVQGYTDRLGDRIIGSFGNCSGGTTPWGTVLSAEENFQSQVAEPVHADGSSFPPSTRKFNIDAEEVGGQGNVLGLAGNKYGWIVEVDPANPRDYGTKHTWLGRFRHEAVGIRAETGKRVAFYSGCDRRGGHLYKFVSQEAVRNVADKSNSRLLERGMLYVAKFNANGTGRWIPLQATTPVDPTLPSTIEGGMITLPKRPDGGFDKVKEDGKVQEFKQQFKTLGDLYSGNNAQEVQGAILIDAHYAANAAGATCTARPEDTDLAADGSLYITFTSGAASSSDGGPEKAIFKGPDGSTAYEYGFITHLIEEGNDPAAMNFRWRHFSLGGEPAEGGMGFANPDNLLLDKAGNIWMVTDMSSDKHNRAVPSRVDKEGKPVSQSNLRGLFGNNSIWFIPTSGASAGQAYLFGYGPTDSETTGPFFSRDEQTLFLAVQHPGEVGGIRKDMADETRQYAMRTVDGKEFMQTRKVPIGSNWPAKQANLPPRPAVVAIRKTNGGKLT is encoded by the coding sequence ATGACACTCAAGCGTAGACACTTTCTAATGTTTCTGGGGGCAGGCGCGGGTTCAGCAGCCCTTGGTCCTCTCTATCGCCCGAACCAGCCGTTCTCGATGCCCTTTACGCCTGAGGCAGCAACGGCAGCTACACCAGGCGCCCTGACCTTCAGTCCAATTAAAGGGCCAATGCCTCTAGCCACTGACGGTGTCTCTCAGGAAAAGCAAACCGAGACGTACACCAACTACGAGGTTAAGGACGATCTGGTTCTGCCCGAAGGCTTTACCTACAACGTGATCGCCGCTTGGGGAGACAAGGTGGGCGATTCACGCTTTGGCTACAACAACGACTATGTCAGTGTCATTGAGACTGGCAATGGGCAGGGCTATCTTTGGGCTAATTTCGAATACATCAGCAGTGTGTCCTGGACCCAATCGTTCCAACAAGTAATTGGCAAGTCCTTGCCCTTCGATGAAGTGAAAGCTGCAATCCCTAAAGACGAAAAGGGAGAATTGCAAGGCATTGATGCTTTTGCGCTGCCGGACAGCAACCCACTCAAGCAGAAAATTCGCCAAATCAGCATCGAAGCCTTGCGCGACCAAGGCGGTGGGGTGATCGGTGTGCAAAAGAACCGCGATGGCAGCTGGACCCGCAAACCAGGGGTTGCCGACCGGCGTATCACCGGCATTTCCGGGCTGGAAGACAACCGCTACCTGCGCACCACTGGACCATCGGCAGCTGTGTTTCGCAAGGCCCAAGTGCAGGGTTATACCGACCGATTAGGGGACCGCATTATTGGCTCCTTTGGTAACTGCTCGGGTGGTACTACCCCCTGGGGCACCGTTTTGAGCGCCGAGGAGAACTTCCAAAGCCAAGTGGCAGAGCCAGTACATGCCGATGGCAGTTCTTTCCCACCCTCGACGCGCAAGTTTAATATTGATGCTGAAGAAGTCGGCGGCCAAGGTAATGTCTTAGGTCTAGCGGGCAATAAATATGGCTGGATTGTGGAAGTCGATCCCGCGAACCCACGGGATTACGGCACCAAGCACACTTGGCTGGGCCGTTTTCGTCATGAAGCAGTAGGGATTCGGGCTGAGACAGGCAAGCGAGTTGCTTTCTACTCGGGCTGTGACCGTCGTGGGGGTCACCTCTACAAGTTTGTCAGTCAGGAAGCCGTGCGCAATGTAGCGGATAAGAGCAATTCGCGTCTACTAGAGCGCGGCATGCTCTATGTAGCTAAGTTCAACGCCAATGGCACAGGCCGCTGGATTCCACTTCAGGCCACCACACCAGTAGATCCCACCCTGCCCAGCACGATCGAAGGTGGCATGATCACCCTGCCTAAACGCCCTGACGGTGGCTTCGACAAAGTCAAAGAGGATGGCAAGGTTCAGGAATTCAAGCAGCAGTTCAAGACCCTAGGCGACCTGTACAGCGGCAACAATGCCCAAGAAGTTCAGGGCGCTATCTTGATCGACGCTCACTACGCTGCCAATGCTGCTGGTGCAACCTGTACCGCTCGTCCTGAGGATACTGACCTGGCTGCTGATGGTTCGCTCTACATCACTTTCACCTCTGGCGCTGCCAGTAGCAGCGATGGTGGTCCTGAAAAGGCAATCTTTAAGGGTCCAGATGGCTCTACAGCTTATGAGTACGGCTTCATCACTCATTTGATTGAAGAGGGCAATGACCCAGCAGCCATGAATTTCCGTTGGCGGCACTTCAGCTTAGGCGGTGAGCCTGCCGAGGGCGGTATGGGTTTTGCCAACCCAGATAATTTGCTGCTGGACAAGGCCGGCAACATCTGGATGGTCACTGATATGTCCAGCGATAAACATAATCGAGCGGTGCCAAGCCGAGTCGATAAAGAGGGCAAGCCCGTTAGCCAGTCTAATCTTCGGGGCTTGTTTGGCAACAACTCGATCTGGTTCATTCCGACCTCTGGTGCGAGTGCTGGTCAGGCTTACCTCTTTGGTTATGGGCCAACGGATAGTGAAACCACTGGGCCATTCTTTAGCCGGGATGAGCAAACTCTGTTCCTAGCCGTGCAACACCCTGGTGAAGTCGGGGGGATTCGCAAGGATATGGCAGATGAGACCCGGCAGTACGCGATGCGCACCGTCGATGGCAAGGAGTTTATGCAAACTCGCAAAGTGCCGATTGGCTCCAACTGGCCAGCTAAGCAAGCCAATCTGCCCCCTCGCCCGGCAGTGGTTGCAATCCGCAAAACTAATGGCGGCAAGCTGACTTGA
- a CDS encoding ABC transporter permease, protein MDSAQLIGILATAIATATPLVFACIGETITERAGVINLSAEGTILLSAMVGFAVAKTTNSLLLGFASAAVVGALIALVVAYAAISLQQSQIAIGFVLALLCGDLSSFLGNPVVRIPGPTVPSFKIPVLQDIPIVGPLLFQSDWLVYISYALIIATWVYFYRTRSGLLLRAIGEQPAAAFARGTNVVLMRYLYTLVGGALMGIAGAAFSLDFKAGWSHRHTAGYGWIALAIVIFGGWNPIRVALGAYLFGILQSFASVAQSTIQAVPTQVFTVAPFVLMILVLVLTSSDWLDRLLSPLPASLRRTALQTIRVTPPAALGRTFEQD, encoded by the coding sequence ATGGATTCAGCACAGTTAATTGGCATCCTCGCCACAGCAATTGCCACCGCAACTCCCCTGGTCTTTGCTTGTATCGGTGAAACGATTACAGAACGAGCTGGGGTGATTAATCTTTCAGCCGAGGGCACGATTCTGCTCTCGGCGATGGTTGGCTTTGCAGTTGCCAAAACCACTAATAGCTTGCTGTTGGGTTTTGCAAGCGCTGCGGTGGTGGGGGCTCTGATTGCTTTAGTGGTTGCCTACGCCGCGATCAGCCTGCAACAGTCTCAGATCGCGATTGGTTTTGTCTTGGCTTTGCTGTGCGGTGACCTATCTTCTTTTCTCGGTAATCCGGTCGTGCGCATTCCCGGTCCCACCGTGCCCAGTTTCAAAATTCCGGTGCTGCAAGACATTCCAATTGTGGGACCTCTATTGTTTCAAAGTGATTGGCTGGTCTACATCAGCTATGCCCTGATCATTGCCACTTGGGTTTACTTCTACCGCACGCGAAGCGGCCTGTTGTTAAGAGCAATTGGCGAGCAACCAGCCGCCGCCTTTGCACGGGGCACCAATGTCGTTTTGATGCGCTACCTTTACACTCTGGTAGGTGGGGCTCTGATGGGAATTGCTGGCGCTGCTTTCTCTCTAGATTTCAAAGCAGGCTGGAGCCATCGGCATACTGCGGGTTATGGCTGGATTGCCTTGGCAATTGTGATTTTTGGTGGCTGGAACCCCATCCGGGTTGCCCTAGGTGCTTATCTGTTCGGCATTCTGCAGTCTTTTGCCAGCGTTGCGCAAAGTACGATCCAAGCGGTACCCACCCAGGTCTTCACGGTGGCTCCCTTTGTGTTGATGATTCTGGTGTTGGTGCTGACCTCCAGCGATTGGCTAGATCGGCTGCTCTCGCCACTGCCTGCCTCTCTAAGGCGAACAGCCTTGCAGACGATCCGAGTGACCCCTCCTGCTGCTCTAGGCCGAACCTTTGAGCAGGATTAA
- a CDS encoding ABC transporter permease, which yields MKSNLLSRSNYYQVGSFVVSLLFIAIVIALSGVSPFQVVASLWDGAFGTADQFARVLSTLAPLLLCASGLVFTFTAGLYNLGIEGQIAVGAIATTALLRLLEGAIPAPLVIALALVAGTIGGAIWGLFAGVLNVYGKVNEIFAGLGLNFVAQGLTLYLIFGPWKRPGVASMSGTELLNESLWLSTFGNTEASPISLILAALAVVVTVVVIRGTHFGLKLRAVGQNLRASYVLGIPAVRQLLSSFAICGAFAGIAGALQVVGVFHRLIPNISSNLGFLALLVVMLVGFNALFIVPVAFFFSALNIGSLQLPLALQLESSLAGVIQGTLVLFAVLGRGFSERKNGLKNS from the coding sequence ATGAAAAGCAACCTGCTATCGAGGTCTAATTACTATCAAGTTGGCTCCTTTGTGGTGTCGCTGTTGTTTATTGCTATAGTCATTGCTTTATCGGGTGTCTCCCCTTTTCAAGTGGTCGCTAGCTTGTGGGATGGCGCTTTCGGCACTGCCGATCAATTTGCACGGGTGCTGTCCACACTAGCCCCACTGCTACTATGCGCTAGTGGGTTAGTGTTCACCTTCACCGCCGGGCTCTATAACTTAGGGATCGAGGGACAAATTGCAGTGGGTGCAATCGCTACGACTGCCCTACTTCGATTGTTGGAAGGGGCTATACCTGCTCCATTAGTCATTGCCTTGGCACTGGTAGCTGGCACAATCGGTGGGGCAATTTGGGGGCTGTTCGCAGGTGTGCTGAATGTATATGGCAAAGTCAACGAGATTTTTGCCGGGCTGGGCCTAAATTTTGTTGCCCAAGGCTTAACGCTCTACTTGATTTTCGGCCCCTGGAAGCGGCCTGGTGTTGCCTCAATGAGTGGCACTGAATTGTTAAATGAGTCGCTGTGGCTGAGCACCTTTGGCAATACAGAAGCGAGCCCAATTTCTTTAATCCTGGCCGCCTTAGCCGTGGTTGTAACTGTGGTGGTGATTCGCGGCACTCACTTTGGCCTCAAGCTCCGCGCTGTGGGCCAAAACTTGCGAGCATCTTATGTTTTGGGCATTCCTGCTGTGAGGCAACTCCTAAGCTCTTTTGCAATTTGTGGTGCCTTTGCTGGTATTGCGGGCGCTTTGCAAGTGGTTGGGGTATTTCATCGTTTGATTCCTAATATCTCCAGCAATCTTGGTTTTCTGGCACTGCTAGTAGTGATGTTGGTCGGCTTCAATGCCCTGTTCATTGTGCCGGTTGCCTTTTTCTTTAGTGCCTTAAATATCGGCAGTTTGCAATTGCCACTGGCTCTACAACTAGAGTCTTCCCTGGCAGGTGTAATCCAGGGCACCTTAGTCTTGTTTGCTGTTTTAGGCCGTGGTTTCAGTGAAAGAAAGAATGGTCTCAAAAATTCTTAG
- a CDS encoding nucleotidyltransferase domain-containing protein encodes MRTAILETIIAALQPLDFVLAFWQGGSEAQGYTDEWSDLDLQVIVQDNHVQETFDALEKSLRTLAPIQFKWRVPEPTWHGHGQCFYQLAGVSPFLFIDFVLIQHSHANHFLEVERHGNVVIGFDKANLVVPPPLNRSEHFLRMQERLAQLSMTFDFLQVLVKKEINRGRLIEALTNYHAFTLRPLVELLNMVHRPYRYDFRAKYFSRDLPAGIVTRVEPLYCITDLANLIQKQHLAEAFWVETLPDAKAKLKALQGSQ; translated from the coding sequence ATGAGAACAGCAATTTTAGAGACGATCATTGCCGCCCTACAGCCCTTAGATTTCGTTTTGGCTTTTTGGCAAGGAGGGTCAGAAGCACAGGGCTATACCGATGAGTGGTCAGACCTCGATCTTCAGGTAATTGTTCAAGACAATCATGTACAAGAAACTTTTGACGCTCTAGAAAAATCACTCCGGACCCTGGCTCCAATTCAATTTAAGTGGAGGGTGCCTGAACCGACTTGGCATGGTCATGGCCAATGCTTTTATCAGCTAGCTGGTGTGAGCCCATTCTTGTTTATTGATTTTGTTCTAATACAGCACAGCCATGCCAACCACTTTCTGGAGGTGGAACGACATGGCAACGTGGTAATTGGTTTTGATAAAGCAAATCTTGTGGTTCCACCTCCCCTCAACCGGAGCGAACATTTTCTAAGAATGCAAGAGAGGCTGGCTCAGCTCAGTATGACGTTCGATTTTTTGCAAGTCTTGGTCAAGAAAGAAATTAATCGGGGGCGTTTGATAGAAGCTCTGACCAACTATCATGCCTTCACGCTTCGGCCCTTAGTGGAACTGCTCAATATGGTCCACCGACCGTACCGATACGATTTTAGAGCTAAGTACTTCAGCCGAGATCTGCCGGCTGGTATTGTTACTCGTGTGGAGCCACTTTACTGCATAACTGATTTGGCCAATCTGATCCAGAAACAGCATCTCGCGGAGGCTTTTTGGGTTGAAACCTTGCCTGACGCAAAAGCTAAACTCAAGGCTCTACAGGGTAGCCAGTAA
- a CDS encoding ABC transporter ATP-binding protein: MQVELQHIYKRFGPIQANQDVSLTVEAGTIHGLLGENGAGKSTLVKVLSGFVIRDQGRIVLKGQPVEIRTPADAIRAGVGMLHQDPLDFPPLSVLDNFMAGSRKSAFFTNRRTAVREFRQLAAQFNFDLNVNDLVSNLTVGERQQLEILRLLSLGVETLILDEPTTGISASQKTALFTALKQLIGEGKSVVFVSHKLEDVEELCDRVTVMRRGQVVGHVELPCPASQLVELMFGRELALPTKSKTHQSDVLLQLNQVVLNDERLRIQIDKLTVHCGEIIGLAGLEGSGQHLLLLLCAGLLQTGSGSIYLNATNLTRKPYRDYLRSGIGYLPADRLKEGLISGLSIQEHVALRSPSPGLFIRWSEMLKVAQQRISQFNIRGKPNTRVERLSGGNQQRTQLALLPTPLNLVLMEHPTRGLDIESSLWVWEQLMARCQTGTAILFASSDLDEIMQYSDRVIVFSGGKVSEPIDVASLTVDQLGQMIGGKFEGQGAGQALLPESKTMPL; encoded by the coding sequence CTGGTAAAAGCACCCTGGTCAAAGTGCTCAGCGGTTTTGTTATTCGAGACCAGGGCCGCATTGTGTTGAAGGGGCAGCCTGTTGAGATTAGAACGCCAGCCGATGCTATTCGCGCTGGCGTTGGCATGTTGCACCAAGATCCGCTGGATTTTCCGCCCCTATCGGTGCTGGACAATTTTATGGCGGGCAGCCGCAAGAGTGCTTTTTTCACTAATCGTCGGACAGCAGTTCGAGAGTTTCGGCAATTGGCTGCTCAGTTCAATTTCGACTTGAATGTGAACGATTTGGTGAGCAATCTCACGGTTGGAGAACGCCAACAACTCGAAATTTTGCGTCTGCTCTCATTGGGGGTCGAGACGCTAATTTTAGATGAACCAACAACGGGTATTTCAGCGTCCCAAAAAACTGCTTTGTTCACAGCCTTAAAGCAACTAATTGGCGAGGGCAAATCAGTTGTTTTTGTCTCACATAAATTGGAGGACGTTGAAGAACTTTGCGACCGCGTTACGGTGATGCGACGGGGACAGGTGGTGGGTCATGTTGAACTCCCTTGTCCTGCCAGTCAACTTGTAGAGTTAATGTTTGGCCGTGAGTTAGCTTTGCCCACGAAGTCGAAAACTCACCAGAGTGATGTCTTACTCCAACTCAATCAGGTAGTTCTCAATGATGAGCGGTTGAGAATACAGATTGACAAGCTCACAGTTCACTGTGGCGAAATCATTGGCTTAGCCGGTTTGGAGGGGAGTGGGCAGCACCTACTGCTGCTGTTATGTGCAGGGCTATTGCAGACCGGCTCAGGCAGTATTTATCTCAATGCGACAAACTTGACGCGCAAACCCTATCGAGACTACCTGCGTTCTGGTATTGGCTATTTACCCGCAGACCGCTTGAAAGAAGGGCTAATCAGTGGCCTGTCGATTCAAGAGCATGTGGCCCTGCGCAGCCCTTCCCCTGGGCTGTTCATTCGTTGGAGCGAGATGCTCAAAGTTGCTCAGCAACGGATCAGTCAATTTAATATCCGAGGCAAACCCAATACTCGCGTTGAGCGGCTCTCTGGGGGTAATCAACAGCGCACCCAACTAGCGCTTTTGCCTACGCCGTTAAATCTGGTATTGATGGAGCACCCGACTCGTGGCTTAGACATTGAATCATCGCTCTGGGTTTGGGAGCAACTCATGGCTCGTTGTCAGACTGGCACTGCAATTTTGTTCGCTTCATCTGATCTAGACGAAATCATGCAGTACAGTGACCGGGTGATTGTATTTAGCGGTGGTAAAGTCTCCGAACCGATTGATGTGGCTAGCTTGACCGTTGATCAACTCGGCCAGATGATCGGTGGCAAATTTGAGGGGCAAGGGGCAGGGCAGGCATTGCTACCTGAATCCAAAACAATGCCGCTCTAA